From a single Pirellulaceae bacterium genomic region:
- a CDS encoding protein kinase, with protein MATVSADRLIELVTKSQLAEPARLEAALERIRSAHDGQLPTDVIELAKALQREKVITRWHAEKLIVGKYKGFFLGKYKLLGHIGSGGMSSVYLAEHTKMNDLRAIKVLPPSKMGKSSYLARFQQEAKAIASLNHPNIVRAFDIDNDGDIHFIVMEYVDGIDLQNLVKKKGPLPFDQVADYVAQAAHGLQHAHEVGLIHRDVKPANLLLRKDGRIKLLDLGLALFADESQASLTIDHSDKVLGTADYLAPEQALNSHGVDHRADLYALGCTMYYLLTGSPPFPSGSIAQRIAKHQREMPKEIRKLRPECPGELEGICWKLLQKDPMFRYTTAQQTAEVLEAWLASYRASSVPNSARTATVAGDSASRNTSGLSQLGARISDLGSRTGDSSTSRSGLGSSSSGLGSSLSDTMNNRGAETLPGRSGSGITNLSASDSGVLVRLASASSSGSSSRIDLQAEMKPRGPKPGGAGSASPGRSPASQPVQKSRTAAPARSTAHAPSRPASTTANSAPAGPLPVEPTRKALWIAGLLVMFLLAVLLGVVIERLVANRQPSPVNPTEQSR; from the coding sequence ATGGCAACCGTCAGTGCGGACAGACTGATCGAGTTGGTGACTAAGAGCCAGTTGGCCGAGCCCGCCCGACTGGAGGCGGCACTGGAGCGCATCCGTAGCGCGCATGATGGACAGTTGCCCACCGATGTCATTGAATTAGCGAAAGCCTTGCAGCGCGAAAAGGTGATCACGCGCTGGCACGCCGAGAAGTTGATCGTCGGCAAGTACAAAGGCTTCTTTTTGGGCAAGTACAAGCTGCTGGGCCACATCGGCAGTGGTGGGATGAGCAGTGTGTATCTGGCCGAACACACCAAGATGAATGACTTGCGGGCCATCAAAGTGCTGCCACCCAGCAAGATGGGAAAGTCTTCATATCTGGCGCGCTTTCAACAAGAGGCTAAAGCCATCGCTTCGCTGAATCACCCCAACATTGTTCGGGCTTTCGACATCGACAACGATGGCGATATTCACTTCATCGTCATGGAATATGTGGACGGTATCGACCTACAGAATCTGGTCAAGAAGAAGGGACCACTGCCTTTTGACCAAGTGGCCGACTATGTGGCCCAGGCGGCTCACGGCCTGCAGCATGCTCACGAAGTAGGACTGATTCACCGCGACGTCAAACCCGCCAACCTACTGCTGCGGAAAGATGGTCGCATCAAGCTACTGGATTTGGGATTGGCTTTGTTTGCGGACGAGTCACAGGCATCGCTGACCATCGACCACAGCGATAAAGTCTTGGGGACTGCTGACTATCTGGCTCCGGAACAAGCGCTCAACAGCCACGGTGTCGATCATCGCGCCGATTTGTACGCGTTGGGCTGCACTATGTACTATCTACTAACCGGCAGCCCCCCATTTCCATCTGGATCGATCGCTCAGCGAATCGCCAAACATCAACGGGAAATGCCTAAAGAGATTCGCAAACTGCGACCGGAATGTCCCGGTGAATTGGAAGGCATTTGCTGGAAACTGCTGCAAAAAGACCCAATGTTTCGCTACACCACCGCGCAGCAGACGGCTGAGGTTCTGGAAGCTTGGCTGGCCAGTTATCGCGCTTCTAGCGTTCCGAACAGCGCTCGAACCGCTACGGTGGCTGGCGACAGCGCCTCGCGCAACACTTCTGGGCTGAGCCAACTGGGGGCGCGAATCAGCGATTTGGGATCGCGCACCGGCGACTCAAGTACCAGCCGTAGTGGTCTGGGGTCCTCAAGTAGCGGCTTGGGCTCCAGCTTGTCAGACACGATGAACAATCGTGGCGCAGAAACCTTGCCTGGTCGTTCAGGCAGTGGGATCACCAATCTTTCGGCCAGCGACAGCGGGGTGCTCGTACGTCTGGCCAGTGCTTCATCCAGCGGCAGTAGTAGCCGCATTGACTTGCAAGCCGAGATGAAGCCGCGTGGACCCAAGCCGGGCGGCGCCGGCTCAGCATCTCCGGGGCGATCGCCAGCCAGCCAACCCGTCCAGAAATCGCGGACGGCAGCACCCGCTCGGTCTACCGCCCATGCGCCATCGCGACCCGCATCAACCACAGCCAACTCAGCCCCTGCCGGACCGTTGCCCGTCGAGCCGACTCGTAAAGCCTTGTGGATTGCGGGACTGTTGGTTATGTTCCTTCTGGCCGTGTTGTTGGGCGTGGTTATCGAGCGACTGGTGGCTAATCGCCAACCGTCGCCTGTGAACCCCACCGAACAATCGCGCTGA
- a CDS encoding lipopolysaccharide biosynthesis protein, whose translation MSSTSRESEPQQRSTHHHRAGDAFLAGLLSMLVINVGQRVIGLVRNLGFCQFLPEADLGLWALANSFFVIGAPLAVLGLPGSLGKFVEHYRLQGCLRPYLLRLTLVSACGVLLLCGLMLAFPTHSGQVLYGTEVGYQVIGWTVLALVHLILFNTVVELVTSLRLVRLASMMHLIQTAVFTILGIAVIWWTGNWVALLPAYSSASLAAIVPGLWGAWRSASHELKAATDLPPAVMWGRIVPFAVALWCSNLVSNLFDLSDRYMLLHLCPTDAQAGQALVGQFYCARILPNLLMSLGMMLSGILLPYLSANWERKQFDQISSKMNNLVIVISLGFTTLSCLTLAAAPLLFEWIFSNRFQPALSILPLGMALAAWSGMSTVAAAYLLCAEKAKQNAVLMSVALLLNIALNWPLILSMGLYGAALATAITNGLLVLMILWRVHREGCSISRKTIIFSLVPASLIFGAHVSAVTLLLLTVACVRTNWLLDQRDRESLDQLVLPCLRRVRLPIRSLWLPQSR comes from the coding sequence ATGTCTTCCACCAGCAGAGAATCCGAGCCGCAGCAGCGGTCTACCCACCATCATCGGGCTGGCGATGCGTTCCTGGCTGGACTGTTGTCGATGTTGGTGATCAACGTTGGTCAGCGCGTCATTGGGCTGGTACGCAATCTTGGGTTCTGCCAGTTCCTACCCGAAGCCGATTTAGGGCTGTGGGCGCTGGCAAACAGCTTCTTCGTGATTGGCGCACCGCTGGCTGTCCTGGGATTGCCTGGCTCACTGGGTAAGTTTGTGGAACACTATCGACTACAGGGCTGCCTGCGACCCTATCTACTACGCCTGACTTTGGTCAGCGCGTGTGGCGTGTTGTTGTTGTGTGGACTGATGTTGGCCTTCCCAACGCATTCTGGCCAGGTGCTCTACGGTACTGAAGTGGGGTATCAGGTAATCGGTTGGACGGTGTTGGCACTGGTTCACCTGATTCTGTTCAATACCGTTGTCGAATTAGTTACATCGTTGCGATTGGTTCGTCTGGCATCCATGATGCACTTAATCCAGACGGCGGTGTTCACCATCTTGGGAATCGCCGTGATTTGGTGGACGGGCAATTGGGTGGCACTGCTGCCCGCTTACTCCAGTGCCAGTCTAGCGGCAATTGTTCCTGGATTGTGGGGTGCCTGGCGTAGTGCCAGCCATGAACTCAAAGCAGCAACCGATTTGCCGCCCGCAGTTATGTGGGGTCGCATAGTTCCCTTCGCAGTCGCATTATGGTGTTCCAATTTGGTCAGCAATTTATTTGATCTCAGCGATCGGTACATGCTGCTCCATCTGTGTCCTACCGATGCTCAGGCCGGCCAAGCCTTGGTCGGTCAGTTTTACTGCGCACGCATACTTCCCAATCTGCTGATGAGCCTGGGCATGATGCTCAGCGGGATTCTACTGCCCTACTTGAGCGCGAATTGGGAGCGCAAGCAGTTCGATCAAATCTCCAGCAAGATGAACAATCTGGTGATCGTTATCAGTTTGGGATTCACAACTTTATCATGTCTAACATTGGCCGCTGCGCCACTGTTGTTTGAGTGGATCTTCTCCAACCGCTTCCAGCCCGCGCTGTCGATTCTGCCGTTGGGAATGGCGCTGGCTGCGTGGTCCGGTATGTCCACTGTGGCCGCTGCCTATCTGTTGTGTGCCGAAAAGGCCAAGCAGAATGCGGTTCTAATGTCGGTCGCCTTGCTGTTGAACATTGCGTTGAACTGGCCGCTAATATTGTCGATGGGTTTGTACGGTGCCGCCTTAGCAACGGCGATCACCAATGGCTTATTGGTGTTGATGATCCTGTGGCGAGTTCACCGGGAAGGCTGTAGTATCTCTCGTAAGACGATCATCTTCAGCTTGGTACCAGCCAGTTTGATTTTCGGCGCTCATGTCTCCGCCGTGACGCTACTGCTGCTGACTGTGGCTTGTGTGCGTACCAACTGGCTGCTCGATCAACGCGATCGCGAGTCCCTGGATCAATTGGTCTTGCCTTGTCTCCGTCGTGTGCGGTTGCCCATCAGATCGTTGTGGCTACCGCAGAGTCGCTAG
- the thiO gene encoding glycine oxidase ThiO, whose protein sequence is MTSMNRAEALIVGGGAIGLSLAWELARRLRPVSVIQPEQERPAASWAGAGILPPAANCAVVDPYEQLKSLSHRLHGQWAQRLLEETGVDTGFRRCGGVYLATSRAEVATLTAQEYWWEQYSIEYQRLTTAELLKLEPQLSSYGRSPIFQSWLLPGECQLRNPRHLKALRIACQNLGVNFLSANIAEIRVDAAGQAELKSTQGDKFTADRICLCTGAWARQMLEQLNLPNGILPVRGQMVLYNSQRPILSRIVNEGHRYLVPRDDGHLLAGSVEEEVGYVIETTPEALEQIQNWACSVLPQLNHAQVVSTWAGLRPGSFDGLPYLGAVPGTRNLYCAAGHFRSGLHLACGTAQVMANLMLGTGNQIDLSPFRVGRG, encoded by the coding sequence ATGACTTCAATGAACCGCGCTGAAGCACTGATCGTAGGAGGCGGCGCGATCGGCTTGTCGCTGGCATGGGAATTGGCACGGCGGCTGCGCCCGGTCAGTGTGATCCAGCCGGAGCAGGAGCGACCAGCAGCTTCCTGGGCCGGAGCGGGCATTCTGCCCCCAGCGGCCAACTGTGCCGTAGTGGACCCCTACGAGCAGCTGAAGTCACTCAGCCACCGGTTACATGGCCAGTGGGCCCAGCGCCTGCTTGAAGAGACTGGCGTCGATACCGGTTTCCGTCGTTGCGGCGGAGTTTACTTGGCAACCAGCCGCGCGGAAGTAGCCACCCTCACAGCCCAGGAGTATTGGTGGGAGCAATACAGTATTGAGTATCAACGCCTGACAACAGCGGAGCTATTGAAGCTCGAACCGCAGTTGTCATCCTATGGCCGCTCTCCCATCTTTCAAAGCTGGTTGTTGCCAGGGGAATGCCAGTTGCGCAACCCGCGGCATTTGAAGGCACTGCGAATCGCCTGCCAGAATCTAGGCGTTAACTTCCTGTCAGCCAATATTGCGGAGATTCGAGTGGACGCGGCAGGGCAAGCTGAGCTGAAAAGTACGCAGGGTGACAAGTTCACTGCCGATCGCATCTGCCTGTGCACGGGAGCATGGGCGCGGCAGATGCTCGAACAGTTGAATTTGCCCAACGGCATTCTGCCCGTCCGTGGACAGATGGTGTTGTACAACTCGCAGCGTCCTATCTTAAGCCGAATTGTCAACGAGGGACATCGTTACTTGGTTCCCCGCGACGACGGGCACTTGTTGGCCGGCAGCGTTGAAGAGGAAGTGGGCTATGTGATTGAAACAACTCCCGAAGCGCTTGAACAGATTCAGAATTGGGCATGCTCGGTATTACCTCAGCTCAACCATGCCCAAGTCGTCTCAACATGGGCGGGGCTGCGTCCGGGATCATTCGATGGATTGCCTTACTTGGGTGCCGTTCCTGGTACCAGGAATCTGTACTGTGCCGCCGGCCACTTTCGCAGCGGATTGCATCTGGCCTGTGGCACAGCCCAGGTTATGGCCAACCTGATGCTGGGCACCGGCAACCAAATCGACTTGTCGCCATTCAGGGTTGGCCGCGGTTAG
- a CDS encoding trypsin-like peptidase domain-containing protein, translating into MVTTAISATNPGVRQQVLEAVESPIEPVPTTLSYRLALLAVAMVMLLLPVLYIGLIGLTAWGTVEYTRFAISIAQGSEVRARGKSWLFLPTIAMAVAIFFMIKPLFAKKARAAAPRSLNPQDEPLLFEYIAILCKSVHAPAPKRICVSTDVNAFAAFQRGWSSLFRRSDLVLTLGLPLVRGLTLRELSGVLAHEFGHFSQGASMRLNFLIRAINLWFARVVYERDAWDERLANWTKGIDHRFSILLYVTGFFVWLTRRILWVFMMVGHAVSCLLMRQMEYNADLHEIRLAGSDAFAATSQQLRRLSLARELCSPQLQEFYTDGKLVDDLPHWFKLCRDNQPAELIEGIQQLSAAEKTGWLDTHPSDRDRIAFATKQACLSRIRSELPASALFQDIDSCSRAATRDFYQIQFGEQFQDQMLTSVDHLTDAQTQAQQIGQAYHFVFGTESGLPQSLDFQSAKMPPLDQKDAARQLAELRDSMEAGRNAYYQHRQQYQNFEQSFIEARKVLSLRQAGFALDSMAWPGLDVSSPDTLKMEVRSRYKRVAGLAGQMASYEVAFVNRVNASMCWLRGQPHTEESQIQGLLAGAEPALAAAQSLALCLPVVNELRIDFVSFLSVAQLAGEVERTNSQIEVYERLGYRIVESLCSLQELLQGVRYPFDHSSGHIDLKTYLLPKLPADKDPAPLLAITDGFMTLFAHTYFRTLGSLAWMVQQVEQLTDARSHHAAVIHVESPPSVVTAAAVTASSPAAVIGPSATSMGLPTRVMHSTLQTVVTDSGTLRRSLKRDYRTLIWLSVASGVVLACVGVLVLFVKLADYFTNSIGDSSIASQPASAILATQDAIHQQTPQAGPIHTLLTRPLLFELPAGQDFQYAVKIQPAAQRAQQAWWEGHCTLNASGEITTNNEIKSSGTGFVIGRDGWIATCAHIVHTSNEPEVSIAGRKYKASVKAVDTESDLAILKVEAGLLTPLTLAEVTEVALAQSIMIVGFPFTNSLGPDVKVSRGSVSGMVNSPERGSLIGLDRALNPGQSGGPVVDEFGLVVGVATAKLTGIEADSVGFATPISRLKQLIQQANLNIQLVNARSTNALSSQQIAAATTPSVCAITAHGKRQGIVATLNYQAVTKAMANVTFDRSPRQEGQFRISRLGSLLSDTDKTGALPMMVGGLSELLFEPLDPVHQLNWSHKRLISLRLQQSDAGPSSNLFAGGGSRFPMDPRGRATQSVQSLPAAEAYQFKLKEQRGKLLVYDKTYKLRTLDDENDPMLEITGTGIWTFDLGNHVSHSLEQILEVKNRHAAVQSIQVSYQLLGSQEIEQLHAERQRAADQQRQYREVPNSAEVRRLIEDIKQAGFEGGAAWGLLQKLSTIAVVPELRSEVLEVVRPHVFPRSQEESFMGRSTPNSVNAYCQWADISCEAEVLKLLAKETDAELGPVLRLLGSFKKHEHIPVLIKYFRNDLTRREAKAALVHYGSEIESELLSFISATTNAFALFDSFDLLGESAGTQKSIDAIDAMHFDRSTSRRWEVAKVKIQKRIDQR; encoded by the coding sequence ATGGTAACGACCGCCATAAGCGCAACAAATCCTGGTGTGCGTCAACAAGTATTGGAAGCTGTCGAATCCCCGATCGAACCTGTGCCGACGACACTATCGTACCGGCTGGCACTGTTGGCTGTAGCGATGGTCATGCTGCTCTTGCCAGTGCTATACATCGGCCTGATTGGGCTGACTGCCTGGGGGACGGTCGAGTATACCAGGTTCGCGATTTCAATAGCGCAGGGATCTGAGGTTCGTGCGCGAGGTAAGAGTTGGCTGTTCTTGCCAACGATTGCCATGGCGGTTGCGATATTCTTTATGATCAAGCCGCTGTTTGCCAAGAAGGCTCGCGCCGCTGCGCCACGTTCGCTGAATCCTCAGGACGAACCGCTGCTCTTTGAGTACATAGCCATCCTGTGCAAATCGGTACATGCGCCCGCGCCCAAACGCATTTGCGTAAGCACCGATGTCAATGCATTTGCTGCCTTCCAGAGAGGCTGGAGTAGCCTCTTTCGACGAAGCGATTTGGTATTAACGCTCGGTTTGCCTCTGGTGCGCGGCCTGACTCTGCGCGAACTATCGGGAGTACTGGCGCATGAATTTGGGCATTTCTCACAGGGTGCCAGCATGCGGCTTAACTTTTTGATACGGGCAATCAATTTATGGTTTGCGCGTGTTGTGTACGAGCGCGATGCGTGGGACGAGCGACTCGCGAATTGGACCAAGGGTATCGACCATCGCTTCAGTATATTGCTGTATGTAACCGGATTCTTCGTATGGCTCACGCGGAGAATTCTGTGGGTATTCATGATGGTTGGGCACGCGGTGTCCTGTTTGTTGATGAGGCAAATGGAATACAACGCGGATTTGCACGAAATTCGACTCGCTGGCTCCGACGCATTCGCAGCGACATCGCAACAGTTGCGGCGGCTGAGTTTGGCACGAGAACTGTGTTCCCCTCAACTTCAAGAGTTCTATACCGACGGAAAGTTAGTCGATGATCTGCCTCACTGGTTCAAGTTGTGTCGCGACAACCAGCCGGCTGAACTGATCGAGGGCATCCAACAGCTCTCCGCCGCCGAAAAAACTGGCTGGCTGGATACTCACCCCTCGGATCGCGATCGGATTGCCTTTGCAACCAAGCAAGCTTGCCTCAGTAGGATTCGTAGCGAATTGCCGGCCAGCGCCTTGTTTCAGGACATTGACAGTTGCAGTCGAGCAGCCACTCGAGATTTCTATCAAATCCAATTTGGTGAGCAGTTCCAGGATCAAATGCTGACCAGTGTAGACCACTTAACGGATGCACAGACGCAAGCACAACAGATTGGTCAGGCCTATCATTTTGTATTTGGCACCGAAAGTGGCCTACCACAGAGCCTGGACTTTCAATCAGCGAAGATGCCGCCGCTGGATCAGAAAGATGCAGCAAGGCAGCTTGCAGAGTTGCGGGATTCGATGGAGGCAGGGCGAAATGCCTACTACCAGCATCGTCAGCAATATCAGAACTTCGAACAAAGTTTTATCGAGGCTCGCAAGGTGCTGTCGCTCCGTCAGGCGGGTTTCGCGCTGGATTCTATGGCCTGGCCAGGCTTAGACGTGTCTAGCCCCGATACACTAAAAATGGAAGTGCGAAGCCGCTACAAACGCGTGGCAGGATTGGCCGGGCAAATGGCATCCTATGAAGTGGCCTTTGTGAATCGCGTGAACGCATCCATGTGTTGGCTGCGAGGTCAGCCCCATACGGAAGAATCTCAGATTCAAGGATTGCTGGCAGGAGCAGAACCTGCGTTGGCCGCTGCGCAATCATTGGCACTTTGCCTGCCGGTGGTCAACGAATTGCGCATCGACTTTGTGTCGTTCCTTTCCGTGGCCCAATTGGCCGGCGAGGTAGAGCGTACCAATTCTCAGATCGAAGTCTATGAACGACTGGGATATCGCATCGTGGAATCTTTGTGTTCTTTGCAAGAGTTGTTGCAAGGCGTGAGATATCCGTTCGATCATTCCAGCGGCCACATCGACTTGAAAACATATTTGTTGCCTAAATTGCCTGCTGACAAGGACCCCGCGCCGCTCTTGGCTATCACCGACGGGTTCATGACACTCTTTGCGCATACCTATTTTCGTACGCTTGGCTCTTTGGCATGGATGGTTCAACAAGTGGAGCAACTGACTGACGCTCGGTCGCATCATGCTGCGGTGATTCATGTTGAATCTCCACCGTCTGTCGTCACGGCTGCAGCGGTCACTGCAAGCTCTCCAGCCGCAGTAATCGGTCCTTCCGCTACCAGTATGGGATTGCCAACACGAGTCATGCATTCCACACTGCAAACGGTTGTTACAGATTCAGGCACGCTCCGCCGCAGCTTGAAACGGGACTACCGTACTTTGATCTGGTTGTCGGTCGCTTCAGGCGTCGTACTGGCCTGCGTGGGCGTGCTAGTGCTTTTCGTAAAATTGGCCGACTATTTTACGAACTCAATCGGCGACAGTTCAATTGCCTCACAACCTGCATCCGCGATTCTGGCAACGCAAGATGCGATACATCAGCAGACGCCACAGGCAGGTCCGATTCATACGCTGCTCACTCGCCCCCTATTGTTTGAACTGCCCGCCGGTCAAGACTTTCAATACGCTGTCAAGATTCAGCCCGCAGCCCAGAGGGCTCAACAGGCCTGGTGGGAAGGTCATTGCACACTGAACGCATCTGGGGAAATTACCACCAACAATGAGATCAAGAGTAGTGGCACTGGATTTGTCATCGGCCGGGATGGCTGGATCGCCACTTGCGCTCACATAGTGCATACGTCCAACGAACCGGAAGTGTCGATCGCCGGGCGAAAGTACAAGGCAAGTGTCAAGGCGGTTGATACGGAAAGCGACCTAGCGATCTTGAAAGTGGAGGCTGGGTTGCTGACACCGCTCACGCTTGCAGAAGTTACCGAAGTAGCACTAGCGCAGTCCATAATGATCGTCGGATTTCCGTTTACAAATTCGTTGGGGCCTGACGTGAAGGTCAGCCGAGGCAGCGTATCGGGAATGGTTAACAGCCCAGAACGCGGAAGTCTCATAGGCCTAGATAGGGCGCTCAATCCCGGACAAAGTGGCGGCCCGGTTGTAGATGAGTTCGGGTTGGTCGTCGGGGTTGCCACCGCTAAGTTGACCGGAATCGAAGCCGACAGCGTTGGCTTTGCCACGCCTATCAGTCGTCTGAAACAGCTTATTCAGCAGGCCAATTTGAATATCCAATTGGTGAATGCTCGCAGTACGAATGCTTTGTCCAGTCAGCAGATCGCTGCAGCTACAACTCCCAGTGTTTGTGCGATTACAGCTCACGGAAAGCGACAAGGGATTGTCGCGACGCTGAATTATCAGGCTGTGACCAAGGCCATGGCCAATGTGACCTTTGACCGATCCCCACGACAGGAGGGCCAGTTTCGGATATCTCGCTTGGGATCATTGCTGAGTGATACTGACAAGACTGGCGCTTTACCGATGATGGTGGGTGGCCTTTCGGAGTTGCTATTTGAGCCACTAGATCCTGTGCATCAGTTGAATTGGTCGCACAAGAGATTGATATCCTTGCGACTTCAACAATCAGATGCGGGCCCCTCGAGTAATTTGTTTGCAGGTGGTGGATCGCGATTTCCAATGGACCCCAGAGGTCGAGCGACTCAGTCCGTCCAATCGCTGCCGGCGGCTGAAGCGTACCAATTCAAGTTGAAAGAACAACGAGGTAAGCTGCTGGTTTATGACAAGACTTACAAGCTGCGAACGTTGGACGACGAAAACGACCCCATGCTGGAGATTACCGGCACGGGTATATGGACGTTCGATCTTGGTAACCATGTTTCCCACTCACTGGAGCAAATTCTAGAAGTCAAGAATCGCCACGCAGCAGTCCAGAGTATTCAAGTTTCCTACCAACTACTGGGCTCCCAGGAGATTGAACAGCTTCATGCCGAACGGCAGCGTGCAGCAGATCAACAACGCCAATATCGAGAAGTCCCTAACTCCGCCGAAGTTCGACGGCTAATCGAAGACATCAAGCAGGCCGGGTTTGAGGGCGGAGCTGCCTGGGGATTGTTGCAAAAGTTGTCCACGATCGCCGTTGTGCCAGAATTGCGTTCCGAAGTGCTCGAAGTCGTGCGTCCGCATGTGTTTCCTCGAAGCCAAGAAGAATCTTTCATGGGGCGCAGCACTCCGAATTCGGTCAACGCCTATTGTCAGTGGGCTGATATTTCATGTGAAGCGGAGGTGCTGAAGCTGCTTGCCAAAGAAACGGATGCCGAACTGGGGCCAGTTCTGCGCTTGTTAGGTAGCTTCAAAAAGCATGAGCATATTCCCGTGCTGATAAAGTACTTTCGCAACGATCTCACACGCCGTGAGGCTAAAGCTGCTCTCGTACATTATGGAAGCGAAATTGAAAGCGAACTGCTGAGTTTCATTTCGGCCACGACCAACGCATTTGCATTGTTCGATAGTTTTGATCTGTTAGGGGAATCTGCGGGTACCCAAAAGTCGATCGATGCGATCGATGCAATGCACTTCGACCGCAGCACCTCCCGGCGATGGGAAGTAGCTAAGGTCAAGATACAGAAGCGCATCGATCAACGTTAG
- a CDS encoding CAAX prenyl protease-related protein, whose protein sequence is MHNRFAGLTQACTLPFVVYLVGSAMLSKLSTQSYPFGYAVVAAASALTLWWLLPRPARSTLFTIHPRIFWGVLVGTLGIAWWILLSHLHLEKQLTAGFPEWLQVGERVSFNPLEKIADPWARAGFLAVRLLGIAVIVPLVEELFWRGFLLRWTIDPEWQDVPLGTFTWASCGIVTALFTLAHPEWFAAASYCLLINGLLYWKRDLWQCIVAHSVSNFLLAMYVLQTGHWWLW, encoded by the coding sequence ATGCACAACCGATTCGCTGGCCTTACTCAGGCTTGTACGCTCCCGTTCGTGGTCTACCTGGTGGGCAGCGCGATGTTAAGCAAATTAAGTACGCAGTCGTACCCGTTCGGTTACGCTGTAGTCGCGGCCGCCTCAGCTCTGACGCTGTGGTGGTTGTTGCCTCGTCCGGCTCGAAGCACACTTTTTACGATCCACCCGCGCATTTTTTGGGGAGTGCTGGTCGGCACACTGGGAATTGCTTGGTGGATTCTACTTAGCCACTTACACTTGGAAAAACAATTGACGGCCGGCTTTCCCGAGTGGTTGCAAGTGGGTGAGCGAGTAAGTTTTAATCCGCTGGAAAAAATTGCTGATCCCTGGGCGCGTGCCGGATTCTTAGCGGTCCGACTGCTGGGAATTGCCGTAATCGTCCCGCTTGTGGAAGAGCTGTTTTGGCGCGGGTTTTTATTGCGCTGGACGATTGATCCGGAATGGCAGGACGTGCCGTTAGGCACGTTCACCTGGGCCAGTTGCGGTATTGTCACGGCATTGTTCACTCTGGCGCACCCAGAATGGTTTGCAGCCGCTAGCTATTGTCTGCTGATCAACGGCTTGTTGTATTGGAAGCGTGACTTGTGGCAGTGCATCGTGGCCCACAGCGTCAGCAATTTTTTGTTGGCGATGTACGTGCTCCAGACCGGCCATTGGTGGCTGTGGTAG
- a CDS encoding DoxX family membrane protein, translated as MNQRPADIYIHHPAIGIVGRVMFVLIFFLSGVTHFTDPAGYVALMPEIIPFREFWVILSGMVELAGAFFILTNRAPRLGGWLIVLFLIPVTVVVHGHGILAAPDAVMARIQTSFFLKGITMIGAALLITQFGVRCQDASKFNARGNP; from the coding sequence ATGAATCAGCGGCCAGCCGACATCTATATTCATCACCCAGCCATTGGCATTGTGGGTCGAGTCATGTTTGTGCTGATCTTCTTTCTATCGGGAGTCACGCATTTCACCGATCCGGCCGGGTATGTCGCTTTAATGCCAGAGATCATTCCGTTTCGTGAGTTCTGGGTAATCCTTTCGGGGATGGTCGAGTTAGCCGGAGCCTTTTTCATATTAACCAACCGCGCACCGCGACTTGGTGGCTGGCTAATTGTGCTGTTCTTGATTCCTGTCACCGTCGTCGTGCACGGCCATGGCATCCTAGCTGCTCCCGACGCCGTGATGGCCAGAATACAGACCTCTTTCTTTTTAAAAGGCATCACCATGATCGGGGCGGCCCTGTTGATTACTCAATTCGGTGTGCGCTGCCAGGACGCCAGCAAATTCAATGCTCGCGGCAATCCATAG